A DNA window from Maribellus comscasis contains the following coding sequences:
- a CDS encoding dihydroorotate dehydrogenase-like protein: MADLSTTYMGIKLKNPLILGACNLVNKPETIKQIEDAGIGAIVYRSLFEEQIQLENLQMDEELNEYNERNAEMTDLFPTLEHAGPKEHLYNLEKLKKSVNVPVFASLNAIYEPTWVEYAKELEKTGVDGLEINLYATPGYFEVTGKSIEDKQIQIVKAVKKAVSIPVSVKISMFYSNPLNFIKKVDEAGADAYVLFNRFFQPEIDAEKEEYYYPWELSNPKDHMVSLRYAGLLYGNLEGSICASRGIYSAQDVIKMILAGADAVQMVSTIYKNQPSVVSDILIELNKWMEEKEYKSLDDFRGKLSRKNMKDPFAYQRAQYVDILMKSDSIFKKYPMV; this comes from the coding sequence ATGGCAGACTTATCAACAACCTACATGGGTATAAAATTAAAAAACCCATTAATTCTTGGAGCTTGCAATCTGGTTAACAAGCCTGAAACAATCAAACAAATTGAAGATGCCGGAATTGGGGCAATCGTTTATCGTTCGTTGTTTGAGGAGCAAATTCAACTTGAAAATCTTCAGATGGATGAAGAACTTAATGAGTATAACGAACGTAACGCTGAAATGACTGATTTGTTTCCGACACTGGAACATGCCGGCCCTAAGGAGCATTTATATAATCTTGAAAAATTAAAGAAGAGTGTAAATGTTCCGGTTTTTGCAAGTTTAAATGCAATTTATGAACCTACGTGGGTTGAATATGCCAAAGAATTGGAGAAAACAGGTGTTGATGGTTTGGAGATTAATTTGTATGCTACTCCGGGGTATTTCGAAGTGACCGGGAAATCTATCGAGGATAAACAGATTCAGATTGTAAAAGCAGTAAAAAAAGCAGTTAGCATTCCCGTAAGTGTGAAAATAAGTATGTTTTATTCCAATCCGCTTAATTTTATTAAAAAGGTTGATGAAGCTGGTGCAGATGCCTATGTTTTATTTAACCGTTTTTTCCAGCCTGAGATTGATGCGGAAAAGGAAGAATATTACTATCCGTGGGAGTTGAGTAATCCCAAAGATCATATGGTTAGTTTGCGTTATGCGGGGTTGCTTTACGGAAATCTGGAAGGAAGTATTTGTGCCAGCCGGGGTATTTACAGTGCACAGGATGTAATTAAAATGATACTCGCCGGCGCAGATGCTGTGCAAATGGTGAGTACGATATATAAAAACCAGCCTTCAGTTGTTTCTGATATCCTGATTGAGTTGAACAAGTGGATGGAAGAAAAAGAATACAAATCATTGGACGATTTCAGAGGAAAACTTTCGCGGAAAAATATGAAAGACCCGTTTGCATATCAGAGAGCACAGTATGTTGATATTCTTATGAAATCAGATTCGATATTTAAAAAATATCCGATGGTGTAG
- a CDS encoding DUF4270 family protein, producing the protein MNRNIFPLLIILYLFISCTDENDLDLVSIGDNFISSQTHVVIVDSFSLKLSTFIIDSIPANSPDNLLVGRYSDALFGEVSSTSYFQVNAPTYAGIDDDAIFDSLTLVLDYDGLSYGDTTKERTIFVHEVLEEIEETDDSYIYNTSKFKFNDVPLGSIKFTPEPNKDDSLEIRLDDNWGMTLMQMMKDNADEISTADDFLDYFKGVALVPGDEDASLLSFKSTDSLINIVLYTHLKGQTRTETSYRLPMYSAETCFNNVVADRTETFIGNLTTQKENISSAQTDNKSYIQAGTGIVTRLDFTGLEKIMELDTRNVLYKAELILRPAPDSDEQIDFPEELMLYTTDEYNRLTAEVQNDNDETLLADFYFDDMYREDIHYTFDITDFIMDELSDSYFNPENGLIITFPSETFQSTGQRLVIDARSGDNYRPTLKLYFLMYE; encoded by the coding sequence ATGAATAGAAATATATTTCCTCTTTTAATAATATTATACTTATTTATATCGTGTACCGACGAAAACGATTTGGATTTGGTTAGTATTGGTGATAATTTTATCTCTTCTCAAACACATGTTGTTATCGTTGATAGTTTTTCGCTTAAGTTATCTACATTTATAATTGACTCTATTCCTGCTAATTCGCCAGATAATCTGTTGGTTGGGAGATATAGTGACGCCCTGTTTGGCGAAGTGAGTTCAACTTCCTATTTCCAGGTTAATGCTCCGACTTACGCAGGAATTGACGATGATGCTATTTTTGACTCGCTTACCCTGGTTTTGGATTACGACGGTTTGTCATATGGAGATACAACAAAAGAAAGAACCATTTTTGTTCATGAAGTTTTGGAAGAAATTGAAGAAACCGATGATTCTTATATTTATAATACCTCAAAGTTTAAATTCAATGATGTACCGCTTGGCTCAATAAAATTTACTCCTGAACCCAACAAGGATGATTCTTTGGAAATCAGGCTTGACGATAACTGGGGAATGACCCTGATGCAAATGATGAAAGATAATGCAGATGAGATTTCTACAGCCGACGACTTTCTGGATTATTTTAAAGGAGTTGCCCTGGTTCCGGGAGATGAAGACGCATCGCTTTTGAGTTTTAAATCTACCGATTCGTTGATAAATATCGTACTATATACACATCTAAAAGGCCAAACACGCACTGAAACAAGTTATCGCTTGCCAATGTATTCTGCCGAGACTTGCTTTAATAACGTTGTGGCCGACAGGACAGAAACATTTATTGGAAACCTGACAACCCAGAAAGAGAATATTTCTTCTGCTCAAACCGATAACAAATCGTACATACAGGCCGGAACAGGAATTGTTACCCGACTCGATTTTACAGGCCTCGAAAAAATAATGGAGCTCGACACACGCAATGTATTGTACAAAGCCGAACTGATTCTCCGGCCGGCCCCCGACAGTGATGAACAAATTGATTTTCCGGAAGAGCTGATGCTGTATACAACCGATGAATACAACCGCTTGACAGCTGAAGTGCAGAATGATAATGATGAAACATTACTTGCCGATTTTTATTTTGACGATATGTACCGCGAAGATATTCATTATACATTCGATATCACAGATTTTATTATGGATGAACTGAGTGATTCGTATTTTAATCCTGAAAACGGATTAATAATAACATTTCCCAGTGAAACATTTCAGAGCACCGGCCAGCGCCTGGTAATTGATGCAAGAAGTGGTGACAATTACCGGCCAACCTTAAAGTTGTATTTCCTGATGTATGAATAG
- a CDS encoding zinc-dependent metalloprotease → MKKIVPALVLFLITLLPFVGFAEKFTGFFNFSYSEKENKVTLEVDKLDAEFLYVTSLASGVGSNDLGLDRGKLTGTKVVKFVKAGNKLLLVQSNYDYRASSKNDDEIKAVDDAFAISVLWGFKIEKEESSKFYVDATEFFLQDAANVSATLQRNKEGNYKIEKSRSAIYRDGLKSFPKNSEFEALITFTGEPSGKFVRTVTPSSDVISIYIHHSFIELPDDNYKPRAFDPRAGYFSTTYQDYATPFDQPIVKRFIERHRLEKKNPNARISEPVEPIIYYVDRGTPEPIKSALIEGASWWNEAFEEAGFKNAFIVKEMPQGADMQDVRYNTIQWVHRSTRGWSYGSTISDPRTGEILKGHVSLGSLRIRQDFMIAQGLTSPFGKDTKEIEKAKEMALARIRQLSAHEVGHTIGLAHAYSSSSENRASVMDYPQPLVKIKNGKIDLSEAYDDKIGDWDKIAINYGYREFLDDKKEKEGLDKIIQDYIKNGTTFLSDRTSGGGIQPYTSQWDNGENPYKELERMMVIRRIALSNFGENTIPEGAPYATLEDVLVPVYYYHRYQIAAAAKIIGGLDYRYALKGDGQMITEMISPEDQERALQILLQTISPNELKIPEKLIRMIPPKPMGYGRSSAENIKSNTGLTFDPLAAAGKLTNMVFSELLNPQRAQRLIEYHARNNTQPGFSKLLDELVSATWETYLTNGIDGELQKVANNALLTNLMQLALNPNATPEVKALAWQKIQDLKTLASQKNNSVSLSETKAHYAYAVHQIELFNTNPEKFKEIKTEMPPQGAPIGME, encoded by the coding sequence ATGAAAAAAATTGTACCTGCTTTAGTTTTATTTCTTATTACTCTTTTGCCTTTTGTTGGTTTTGCCGAAAAATTCACCGGTTTTTTTAACTTTTCATATTCTGAAAAAGAAAATAAAGTAACACTTGAAGTTGATAAGCTTGATGCAGAGTTTTTGTATGTGACATCTCTTGCTTCGGGGGTGGGTTCAAACGACTTAGGCCTTGACAGGGGAAAACTTACCGGAACGAAAGTGGTAAAATTTGTAAAAGCAGGAAATAAATTATTACTTGTACAATCCAACTACGACTACCGGGCTTCGAGTAAAAACGACGATGAAATAAAAGCCGTTGACGATGCATTTGCTATATCAGTACTTTGGGGATTCAAAATTGAAAAAGAAGAAAGCAGCAAATTTTATGTTGATGCTACCGAGTTTTTCCTTCAGGACGCGGCTAATGTTTCTGCAACCTTGCAACGGAACAAAGAAGGGAATTATAAAATTGAAAAATCGCGTTCGGCAATATACCGGGACGGGCTAAAAAGTTTCCCAAAAAACAGTGAATTTGAAGCACTGATTACATTTACCGGAGAACCATCGGGAAAATTTGTACGCACCGTTACGCCAAGCTCAGATGTGATAAGTATTTACATTCACCATTCGTTTATTGAACTGCCGGACGACAATTACAAACCAAGGGCATTTGATCCAAGGGCTGGTTATTTCTCGACCACATACCAGGATTACGCAACTCCTTTCGATCAGCCAATTGTTAAACGTTTTATTGAACGGCACCGGCTGGAAAAGAAAAACCCAAATGCCCGGATAAGCGAACCGGTTGAGCCGATTATATATTATGTTGACAGGGGAACTCCGGAACCTATTAAATCGGCGCTTATTGAAGGCGCAAGCTGGTGGAACGAAGCTTTTGAAGAAGCCGGATTCAAAAATGCGTTTATTGTAAAAGAGATGCCCCAGGGTGCCGACATGCAGGATGTACGCTACAACACCATTCAGTGGGTGCACCGCTCAACACGTGGCTGGTCCTATGGCTCAACAATAAGCGATCCCAGAACCGGTGAAATATTAAAAGGACATGTTTCTTTGGGCTCGCTCAGGATACGCCAGGATTTTATGATTGCGCAGGGATTGACTTCACCTTTTGGAAAAGACACAAAGGAGATTGAAAAAGCCAAAGAAATGGCGCTGGCGCGTATTCGTCAGCTTTCAGCACACGAGGTCGGACACACCATTGGCCTGGCCCACGCCTACAGTTCAAGCAGCGAAAACCGTGCTTCGGTTATGGATTATCCGCAGCCGCTGGTAAAAATCAAAAATGGGAAAATAGACCTTTCGGAAGCTTACGATGATAAAATCGGAGACTGGGATAAAATTGCCATTAACTATGGCTACCGCGAATTTTTAGATGATAAAAAAGAAAAAGAAGGCCTTGATAAAATCATTCAGGATTATATAAAAAATGGTACAACTTTTCTCTCCGATCGGACTTCCGGAGGAGGAATCCAGCCATACACCAGTCAGTGGGACAATGGCGAAAATCCATACAAAGAACTGGAAAGAATGATGGTAATCCGAAGGATTGCTTTAAGTAACTTTGGCGAAAACACGATTCCGGAAGGAGCGCCTTACGCCACCCTTGAAGATGTTCTTGTTCCGGTATATTACTACCATCGTTACCAAATTGCTGCAGCTGCAAAAATAATCGGTGGATTAGACTACCGCTACGCTTTAAAAGGTGACGGACAAATGATAACTGAAATGATTTCGCCGGAAGACCAGGAGAGAGCCTTACAGATTCTGTTGCAAACCATCTCGCCCAACGAGCTGAAAATCCCGGAGAAATTAATCCGGATGATTCCTCCCAAGCCCATGGGCTACGGCAGAAGTTCTGCGGAAAATATAAAATCAAACACAGGATTAACTTTTGACCCTCTAGCCGCTGCCGGAAAATTAACGAATATGGTTTTTAGCGAACTGTTAAACCCGCAACGGGCACAACGTTTAATCGAATATCATGCAAGGAACAACACTCAGCCGGGTTTTTCCAAATTACTGGACGAACTGGTTTCTGCTACATGGGAAACCTACCTCACAAACGGGATAGATGGTGAGCTGCAGAAAGTAGCTAATAATGCGCTCCTCACAAACCTGATGCAACTGGCCTTAAACCCTAATGCCACACCGGAAGTAAAAGCACTGGCATGGCAAAAAATTCAGGATCTTAAAACGTTGGCCAGCCAAAAAAATAATTCGGTATCGCTTTCGGAAACCAAAGCACATTATGCGTATGCTGTTCATCAAATAGAGCTATTTAATACAAATCCTGAAAAATTCAAAGAGATAAAAACCGAAATGCCACCTCAAGGTGCTCCTATCGGGATGGAATAA
- a CDS encoding response regulator, whose translation MKKIKILYVDDDPAHILLMCRVLLESNFELVPACSAKDAISILNNSPELKIVISDWVMPEMDGLELVQYVNESYPDKICYMLSGSNRTDKVKNLEEKGFIRKYFPKPVNKEILMKEMDNISSLLNLN comes from the coding sequence ATGAAAAAGATTAAAATACTTTATGTTGACGACGACCCTGCACATATTTTGTTAATGTGCAGAGTATTGCTGGAAAGTAATTTTGAATTGGTACCTGCCTGTTCTGCCAAAGATGCAATTTCAATTTTAAACAACTCCCCTGAGCTAAAAATAGTAATTAGCGATTGGGTTATGCCAGAGATGGACGGATTGGAGCTGGTTCAGTATGTAAATGAATCGTATCCGGACAAAATCTGCTATATGCTGTCTGGTAGTAACAGAACAGACAAAGTGAAGAATCTTGAAGAAAAGGGATTTATAAGGAAATATTTTCCAAAGCCTGTCAATAAAGAGATATTGATGAAGGAGATGGACAACATAAGCAGTTTGCTGAATTTGAATTAA
- a CDS encoding Crp/Fnr family transcriptional regulator, with the protein MVFDLLINSLKNPKSFNYMQREQEKIVHYLTKLKLNLPNDILAKIKKEKYQKATYLVKAGQPVSKIWFLESGIAHLFYQKGSQKVTEAFAFPNEIFSVYTSLIRKSPSILSIQLLTNSVVWSMEWDYFQQISKSVPVAIDIERLLIACWIYNSLERSLNRFFTVEEQYLFLIKRQPKLIEQIPSVYIANYLGTTPETISRVRAKIKEGVDLPDVSPFEYIFIKRKK; encoded by the coding sequence ATGGTTTTTGATTTATTAATTAACAGCTTAAAAAATCCGAAAAGCTTCAATTATATGCAAAGGGAGCAAGAAAAGATCGTTCACTATTTAACTAAATTGAAGTTAAACCTTCCCAATGATATTCTTGCAAAGATTAAAAAAGAAAAATACCAGAAGGCGACATATTTGGTTAAAGCGGGTCAACCCGTGTCTAAGATATGGTTTTTGGAATCAGGTATAGCACATCTTTTTTATCAAAAAGGGAGTCAAAAAGTTACTGAAGCCTTTGCGTTTCCTAATGAAATATTCAGCGTCTATACAAGTTTGATTAGAAAAAGTCCGTCTATATTATCCATCCAGCTACTTACAAATTCGGTAGTATGGTCTATGGAATGGGATTATTTTCAACAGATAAGCAAAAGTGTTCCCGTAGCAATTGATATTGAACGTTTGTTGATAGCTTGCTGGATATATAATTCTTTGGAACGTTCGCTAAATCGTTTTTTTACAGTGGAAGAACAATATTTATTCCTGATAAAGCGCCAGCCTAAATTAATTGAACAGATTCCATCAGTTTATATTGCAAATTACCTAGGAACAACACCTGAAACTATTAGCAGGGTCAGAGCAAAAATAAAAGAAGGAGTGGATTTACCTGATGTTTCACCTTTTGAATACATTTTTATCAAAAGAAAAAAATAG
- a CDS encoding sodium-translocating pyrophosphatase: MSNIFLLVPVASILALVFAWIFFKSLMKNSEGTDRMKEIAQYVREGAMAYLKRQYKVVIIVFVVLFILLTIMAYFGVQNPFVPIAFLTGGFFSGLCGFLGMKTATFASARTAHGASQSLNKGLQVAFRSGAVMGLVVVGFALLDIAAWYLLLSKVIFTPEHMANGLHFLGLQFVHEGTTETQKLVEITTTMLTFGMGASTQALFARVGGGIYTKAADVGADLVGKVEAGIPEDDPRNPATIADNVGDNVGDVAGMGADLYESYAGSILATAALGAALPAVALAGTGIDPIKAVTAPMIVAAIGIVLSIIGIFMVRTKESATQKTLLRALFIGTFGSSVLILLALVGLAFMGWITWGVFWAVVIGLAAGVIIGQATEYYTSDEYKPTKGIAHQAQQGPATTIIDGIAVGMNSTWIPVVTIVLGIMGAFWAAGGAQHFAMGVYGIGFAAVGMLSTLGITLATDAFGPIADNAGGNAEMSELPPEVRERTDALDMLGNTTAATGKGFAIGSAALTAMALISAYMEEVRLWFGKIAKGGEGFVAKGQYVFYNDVAPAVEEGIKAVKISAASVKDFSAAYDITLFNPLFLGGLFLGSMMAFLFSAMTMKAVGRAAGAMVDEVRRQFREIKGILEGKATPEYAKCVEISTKGAQREMLVPSLVAIIVPVIVGASMGVAGVIGLLAGGLTAGFTLAVFMNNAGGAWDNAKKFIEKGNYGGKGSEAHKAGVVGDTVGDPFKDTSGPSLNILIKLMTMVSVVMAGLTVTLSLL; the protein is encoded by the coding sequence ATGAGTAATATTTTCTTATTAGTACCCGTTGCCTCAATTTTGGCGCTGGTATTTGCCTGGATTTTCTTCAAATCGTTGATGAAAAATTCAGAAGGTACTGATCGGATGAAAGAGATTGCACAATATGTTCGCGAAGGTGCAATGGCTTATCTGAAGAGACAGTATAAAGTTGTAATAATTGTTTTTGTCGTTCTGTTTATCCTGCTAACAATAATGGCGTATTTTGGTGTTCAAAATCCATTTGTACCCATCGCCTTTTTAACCGGAGGTTTCTTTTCCGGACTTTGCGGATTTTTGGGAATGAAAACAGCCACTTTTGCTTCGGCGAGAACAGCCCACGGTGCTTCACAATCGCTGAATAAAGGTTTGCAGGTAGCATTCCGTAGTGGAGCCGTAATGGGATTAGTTGTTGTAGGATTTGCCCTTCTTGATATTGCCGCATGGTATTTACTGTTGAGTAAAGTGATTTTTACTCCTGAACATATGGCTAACGGTTTGCATTTTCTTGGTCTCCAGTTTGTTCATGAGGGGACAACCGAAACACAAAAGCTGGTTGAAATTACAACTACGATGTTAACCTTTGGTATGGGGGCATCTACACAGGCATTGTTTGCACGTGTTGGCGGTGGTATTTATACTAAAGCGGCTGACGTTGGTGCCGACCTGGTTGGAAAAGTTGAAGCTGGTATCCCTGAAGATGACCCGCGCAACCCTGCAACCATTGCAGATAATGTTGGAGATAATGTTGGAGATGTTGCCGGTATGGGAGCCGACCTTTATGAAAGTTATGCCGGCTCGATCCTTGCAACTGCTGCATTAGGTGCTGCGCTTCCGGCGGTTGCTCTGGCAGGTACAGGAATTGATCCTATTAAAGCCGTAACAGCGCCAATGATTGTTGCTGCCATTGGTATTGTTTTGTCCATTATTGGTATTTTTATGGTTCGTACAAAAGAATCAGCAACACAAAAAACATTATTAAGAGCTTTGTTTATCGGAACTTTCGGTAGTTCTGTTCTTATACTTCTTGCCCTGGTTGGTTTGGCATTTATGGGATGGATTACCTGGGGCGTTTTCTGGGCTGTTGTTATTGGTTTGGCAGCCGGTGTAATTATTGGTCAGGCAACCGAATATTATACTTCCGATGAATATAAACCTACAAAAGGTATAGCACACCAGGCGCAACAAGGCCCTGCTACAACCATTATCGATGGTATTGCTGTTGGAATGAATTCTACATGGATACCAGTTGTAACTATTGTTCTGGGTATTATGGGAGCTTTCTGGGCTGCCGGTGGTGCTCAGCATTTTGCAATGGGAGTATACGGAATTGGGTTCGCTGCTGTAGGTATGCTTTCAACGTTAGGTATTACGCTGGCAACCGATGCTTTTGGACCGATTGCCGACAATGCTGGTGGAAATGCTGAAATGTCGGAATTACCTCCTGAAGTTCGTGAGAGAACGGATGCATTGGATATGTTAGGAAATACTACTGCTGCAACGGGTAAAGGTTTTGCAATCGGTTCTGCAGCACTTACTGCAATGGCGCTTATTTCGGCTTACATGGAAGAAGTAAGATTGTGGTTTGGTAAAATAGCCAAAGGTGGTGAAGGATTTGTTGCTAAAGGTCAGTATGTTTTTTATAATGATGTTGCTCCTGCAGTAGAAGAAGGTATAAAAGCTGTAAAAATTTCAGCTGCTTCTGTAAAAGATTTTTCAGCTGCTTACGATATTACATTGTTTAATCCGTTGTTCCTCGGTGGATTGTTCCTTGGTTCAATGATGGCATTCCTGTTTAGTGCAATGACTATGAAAGCTGTTGGACGTGCGGCCGGTGCGATGGTTGATGAAGTTCGTCGTCAGTTCCGCGAAATTAAAGGTATTTTGGAAGGTAAAGCCACACCTGAATATGCCAAATGTGTTGAAATTTCAACTAAAGGAGCTCAGAGAGAGATGTTGGTTCCTTCACTTGTCGCTATCATTGTTCCCGTAATTGTTGGTGCATCAATGGGAGTTGCCGGGGTAATTGGTCTTTTAGCCGGAGGTTTAACTGCTGGTTTTACGCTGGCTGTATTTATGAATAACGCTGGAGGTGCATGGGATAACGCTAAAAAATTCATTGAAAAAGGAAATTACGGCGGAAAGGGAAGCGAAGCTCATAAAGCAGGTGTTGTAGGTGATACCGTAGGTGATCCTTTCAAAGATACTTCTGGTCCTTCATTGAACATCCTTATTAAACTTATGACAATGGTTTCAGTTGTAATGGCTGGGTTAACCGTAACATTAAGTTTGCTGTAA
- a CDS encoding phage tail protein: MEPFIGQIMLFGGNFAPRGWALCDGQLLSIVQNQALFSIIGTSYGGDGRTTFGLPDLRGRVPMHPGNGPGLTPRRLGEKSGEENILLNISQIPAHNHSATGTIQAKNGQADASNPGGTVAATLNKNTEGYAQKANTTMKAGAVDVTVNNSGGGLPHNNVQPYQCINYIIALQGIYPSRG, translated from the coding sequence ATGGAACCATTTATAGGTCAAATAATGCTATTCGGAGGAAATTTCGCTCCAAGAGGATGGGCACTTTGTGATGGACAATTGCTTTCAATTGTACAAAACCAGGCCTTATTTTCAATTATAGGTACTTCATATGGAGGAGACGGCCGAACAACTTTTGGACTGCCTGATTTAAGAGGACGTGTTCCAATGCATCCGGGCAACGGTCCGGGATTAACACCCAGAAGACTGGGAGAAAAATCCGGAGAAGAAAATATTCTGTTAAATATAAGTCAAATTCCCGCACATAATCATAGTGCAACCGGAACTATTCAGGCAAAAAACGGACAAGCGGATGCGTCCAATCCGGGAGGCACCGTAGCTGCTACGTTAAATAAAAATACAGAAGGATATGCCCAAAAAGCTAATACAACTATGAAGGCTGGAGCTGTTGATGTGACTGTTAATAATTCCGGAGGGGGTCTACCTCACAACAATGTTCAGCCTTATCAGTGTATAAATTATATTATCGCGCTGCAGGGGATCTATCCTTCGCGGGGTTAA
- a CDS encoding SpoIIE family protein phosphatase, with protein MVTTNNPGYHVEIDVQQKKPKGEIACGDVLESSITKEESRTILVLSDGIGHGIKANVLGTLTATMALKYTKLHTKPEVAARIIMEALPKSNDGKENYATFTIIEIDPEGYVRIINYDNPTILILRNGKLFQPKEYELKIRGEANLGKLLRCREFKAFKEDRIIFMSDGVPQSGLGNNRFPLGWGMEKIENFILNQVGRMPDISATKLSRKILNQAVMNDNFSVKDDTTCGVIYFREPRKFMLITGPPFYKIKDYDFVGRVQGFKGKKIICGGTTAEIIARELNLEVNIQHGEKKAAALPPSATMAGFEMVTEGILTLGKVEDILENYNSDTKLQDSPPEQVVKLLLQHDSIDIIVGTRINWAHQDPEQPLELELRKFVVKRIVKILVHKFFKKVKVEYV; from the coding sequence ATGGTGACGACGAATAACCCGGGCTACCACGTAGAAATTGATGTTCAGCAAAAAAAGCCAAAAGGTGAGATTGCCTGCGGCGATGTTCTCGAATCGAGTATTACCAAAGAAGAGAGTCGTACAATTTTGGTTTTAAGCGATGGAATTGGTCATGGGATCAAGGCAAATGTACTTGGCACACTTACCGCAACCATGGCTTTAAAATATACAAAACTACATACCAAACCCGAAGTTGCAGCCAGGATTATTATGGAAGCCCTTCCTAAAAGTAACGACGGAAAGGAAAACTATGCCACATTTACCATCATTGAAATTGACCCTGAGGGATATGTAAGAATAATTAATTATGATAATCCGACCATTTTAATTCTTCGGAACGGGAAATTATTTCAACCTAAAGAATATGAATTAAAAATCCGTGGAGAAGCAAATTTGGGAAAATTGTTACGTTGTCGTGAATTTAAAGCTTTTAAAGAAGACAGGATTATATTTATGTCTGATGGAGTTCCTCAGTCGGGGCTGGGGAACAATCGTTTCCCGCTGGGATGGGGAATGGAAAAAATTGAAAATTTTATCTTAAATCAGGTAGGCCGGATGCCGGATATCTCGGCAACAAAACTTTCGCGAAAAATACTAAACCAGGCAGTAATGAATGACAACTTTTCGGTGAAAGATGATACAACCTGTGGTGTGATTTATTTTAGAGAACCCCGAAAATTTATGCTCATTACAGGCCCTCCGTTTTACAAGATTAAAGACTACGATTTTGTTGGACGCGTTCAGGGATTTAAAGGCAAAAAAATTATTTGCGGGGGTACAACAGCCGAAATTATTGCCCGTGAATTAAATCTTGAAGTAAACATCCAGCACGGTGAAAAAAAAGCGGCAGCATTGCCACCGTCGGCAACAATGGCAGGTTTTGAAATGGTTACTGAAGGAATTTTGACTCTGGGAAAAGTTGAAGATATTCTGGAAAATTACAACAGCGACACAAAACTACAGGATAGTCCGCCGGAGCAGGTTGTTAAACTTTTACTTCAACACGATAGTATTGATATAATTGTGGGTACACGTATCAACTGGGCACACCAGGATCCGGAACAACCACTGGAACTGGAATTAAGAAAATTTGTAGTAAAACGAATTGTAAAAATTCTGGTGCATAAATTTTTTAAAAAAGTAAAAGTGGAATACGTGTAA